In Prevotella sp. oral taxon 475, one DNA window encodes the following:
- a CDS encoding HU family DNA-binding protein — translation MAVFLSLYQDNRKDSKFKGKWYARAKTIGTKDLMDIAEMIQRNSSMKRSDVAAVLLEASEVVSDFLADGYRVKLNGLGTLKVGVSTLPADTEKEFDLAKNVKGSHILFQPETEKDGSHKTRSRVIAKKLEFKKVTVLTEKKAKKPKKP, via the coding sequence ATGGCAGTATTCTTATCGTTGTATCAAGACAACCGAAAAGACAGTAAGTTTAAGGGCAAATGGTATGCCCGCGCAAAAACTATCGGAACGAAAGATTTGATGGACATTGCAGAGATGATTCAACGCAACTCGAGTATGAAACGCAGCGACGTGGCAGCCGTGTTGCTCGAGGCTTCAGAGGTGGTGAGCGACTTCCTGGCCGATGGCTATCGGGTGAAACTCAATGGACTGGGCACGCTGAAGGTGGGCGTGAGCACGCTTCCGGCCGACACGGAGAAAGAGTTCGACCTGGCCAAGAACGTCAAAGGTAGCCACATCTTGTTTCAACCCGAAACCGAGAAAGACGGTTCGCACAAAACCCGCAGTAGGGTGATTGCCAAGAAGCTGGAGTTTAAAAAGGTGACGGTGCTGACAGAGAAGAAGGCCAAGAAGCCTAAGAAACCATAA
- a CDS encoding transposase, with translation MTYMPQTLCSLLIHGVFHKKTSAPCIRREDQKRLNAFVQKTCETYQCPCLIVNGPGDHLHFLVLLSQEVTLSHLIKEIKRTSTLFLKECDGVYYHHFHWQSGYGGFSVSEKLKNVVYEYILRQEEHHKKRSMYDEFEMLLKNAGITQYENRYYWQ, from the coding sequence ATGACCTATATGCCACAAACTCTATGCAGCCTGCTTATTCATGGCGTATTTCACAAAAAGACATCCGCTCCATGCATTCGTCGAGAAGACCAAAAACGGCTGAATGCTTTTGTACAGAAGACCTGCGAGACGTATCAATGTCCGTGTCTAATCGTGAATGGTCCTGGCGATCATTTACATTTCTTGGTTCTTCTTTCTCAAGAAGTTACCTTGTCACATCTGATAAAAGAAATAAAGCGCACCTCTACATTATTTCTTAAAGAGTGCGATGGTGTTTATTATCATCACTTTCATTGGCAGTCAGGTTATGGAGGTTTCTCTGTTTCCGAGAAATTAAAGAATGTTGTGTATGAATATATTCTCCGTCAAGAAGAGCATCATAAAAAGCGTTCTATGTATGACGAATTTGAAATGTTATTGAAAAATGCGGGTATCACACAATATGAGAATAGATATTATTGGCAATAA